A genomic region of Tepidisphaeraceae bacterium contains the following coding sequences:
- a CDS encoding phage portal protein: MPRTSPNAIASFGAMKAEYQGMVENRFRRRRPGVNSIGTHADTHYANEAAFIKMREYGRAADRDDTIVGMLYDRAADNQTQTGYTPKPNTGDPEVDAMLYVDKWLPWATDKDMCDASGTQTFPEMEWSVARADMADGDVLALPIDDGSLQLIEAHRLRTPANSKRNIVHGVELDDRRRRLRYYFAPEDVSPQQRFAKVGDARIVPAYDADGNPQVFHVYRPSRFSQTRGVLWLKGVLDLLTQIEDTTFATSVKQQIAACAVWSWDRDPAATYGADNVVGEREQQQIDAFTRAINEGVSPGQMYQPPPGTKLNIHSPNLPGDNFIPHQRMLMSLVGVQVGVPLFMMLLDPSEGSFSSLRVAWDQAILGFVKQQYRRIGQFYTPLWRWKIRQWIAEDPRVARAAAKLGDRIFSHQWNPPGWKYLQPMQEAAAFALQVQTWQTSLTRRHAENGDDFKEVAREIVADNEFGITLAIEAAERLKTKFKDAAKDVHWTQLYHRDYFKGGQLIDTLETPNDGSSTKAIKDGSASAPSPGQKK; encoded by the coding sequence ATGCCACGCACAAGCCCCAACGCGATTGCCTCGTTCGGCGCCATGAAGGCCGAATATCAGGGCATGGTGGAAAACCGCTTCCGCCGCCGCCGTCCAGGCGTCAACAGCATTGGCACGCACGCCGACACGCACTACGCCAACGAGGCGGCGTTCATCAAGATGCGCGAGTACGGCCGGGCGGCCGACCGAGACGACACGATCGTTGGCATGCTCTACGACCGGGCGGCCGACAACCAGACGCAGACCGGTTACACGCCCAAGCCCAACACCGGCGATCCAGAGGTCGACGCGATGCTCTACGTCGACAAGTGGCTCCCCTGGGCCACAGACAAGGACATGTGCGACGCATCGGGCACGCAGACGTTCCCCGAGATGGAGTGGAGCGTTGCGCGGGCCGACATGGCCGATGGCGATGTGTTGGCCCTGCCGATCGACGATGGGTCGCTGCAGCTGATCGAGGCCCATCGGCTGCGCACGCCGGCCAACAGCAAGCGCAACATCGTCCACGGCGTGGAACTGGACGATCGCCGCCGCCGCCTGCGGTACTACTTCGCTCCCGAGGACGTCTCGCCCCAGCAGCGGTTCGCCAAGGTGGGCGACGCGCGGATCGTTCCAGCGTACGACGCCGACGGCAACCCGCAGGTGTTCCACGTATACCGGCCCAGCCGGTTCAGTCAGACGCGCGGCGTGCTGTGGCTCAAGGGCGTCCTCGACCTGCTGACGCAGATCGAGGACACGACGTTCGCCACGAGCGTGAAACAGCAGATCGCCGCCTGTGCCGTATGGAGTTGGGACCGCGACCCGGCGGCCACCTACGGTGCTGACAACGTCGTCGGCGAGCGCGAGCAACAGCAGATCGACGCGTTCACTCGCGCGATCAACGAGGGCGTGAGCCCGGGGCAGATGTACCAGCCGCCCCCGGGCACGAAGCTGAACATCCACAGCCCGAACCTGCCCGGCGACAATTTCATCCCGCACCAGCGGATGCTGATGAGCCTTGTCGGCGTTCAGGTGGGCGTGCCCCTGTTCATGATGCTGCTGGACCCCAGCGAAGGGTCATTCAGCAGCCTACGGGTCGCATGGGACCAGGCGATTCTCGGCTTCGTCAAGCAGCAATACCGTCGCATCGGCCAGTTCTACACGCCGCTGTGGCGTTGGAAGATCCGCCAGTGGATCGCCGAGGATCCACGCGTCGCCCGGGCCGCGGCCAAGCTCGGCGACCGGATCTTCTCGCACCAGTGGAACCCGCCGGGCTGGAAGTACCTGCAGCCCATGCAGGAGGCGGCCGCGTTCGCTTTGCAGGTGCAGACCTGGCAGACGTCGCTAACCCGCCGCCACGCCGAGAACGGCGACGACTTCAAGGAGGTCGCACGCGAGATCGTCGCCGATAACGAGTTTGGCATCACCCTGGCGATCGAGGCGGCCGAGCGGCTCAAGACGAAGTTCAAAGACGCGGCCAAAGACGTGCACTGGACGCAGCTCTACCACCGCGACTACTTCAAGGGTGGCCAGCTCATCGACACGCTGGAAACGCCGAACGACGGCAGCAGCACGAAGGCCATCAAGGACGGCAGCGCCTCGGCGCCGTCGCCGGGGCAGAAGAAGTAG
- a CDS encoding ParB N-terminal domain-containing protein, producing the protein MATKKKTTAAPAAGDTVTLADGSIVPVAAVEHITPDLRPLAVPIDSLTPDPRNARTHGDKNRAAIAKSLQQNGQLKPISVDANGVILAGNGTWAEAKALGWQYIARARTALTGAAAMRWALQDNRTAELAEWDQAELERQTDELAAELDGFDLGDIGFDEGQLEALLNGDVKKAHGFAPAPPPKDPPAGEQKYPSVFKIIITCTDERHQAELIKEFEGRGYQFTAPNVT; encoded by the coding sequence ATGGCCACGAAGAAGAAGACAACCGCAGCTCCGGCTGCCGGCGACACGGTGACGCTGGCAGACGGCTCGATCGTGCCGGTGGCGGCCGTCGAGCACATCACGCCCGACCTGCGCCCGCTGGCGGTGCCGATCGACTCGCTGACGCCCGACCCGCGCAACGCTCGCACGCACGGCGACAAGAACCGGGCGGCGATCGCCAAGTCGCTGCAGCAGAACGGCCAGTTGAAGCCGATCAGCGTCGACGCCAACGGCGTGATCCTCGCCGGCAACGGCACCTGGGCCGAGGCGAAGGCCTTGGGCTGGCAGTACATCGCCCGGGCCCGCACGGCGCTTACTGGCGCCGCCGCGATGCGGTGGGCCCTGCAGGACAACCGCACCGCCGAGCTGGCGGAGTGGGACCAGGCGGAGCTCGAACGGCAGACCGACGAGCTGGCCGCCGAACTGGACGGCTTCGACCTCGGCGACATCGGTTTCGACGAGGGCCAGCTTGAGGCGCTACTGAACGGTGACGTGAAGAAGGCGCACGGCTTCGCACCGGCACCGCCGCCGAAGGATCCGCCCGCGGGCGAGCAGAAATACCCGTCGGTCTTCAAGATCATCATCACCTGCACCGACGAGCGGCATCAGGCGGAGCTGATCAAGGAGTTCGAGGGGCGCGGGTACCAGTTCACGGCCCCGAACGTCACTTAG
- a CDS encoding GNAT family N-acetyltransferase: MTSAASQLRREVTVERTPRFYQVCGKFDLPTDATSVREWNVDLTLPDEWSVGVIVGPSMAGKTTIARELFGADSVVDAGYWPWPAGKCIADGFPDGMGIDEITGLLSAVGFSSPPDWKKPHGALSNGGKFRVDLARTLAERPELAVVDEFGSLVHQQARQVAAAAAAKAVRRRGGKLVALCVHPDAVEYFEPDWIIDMIPGEIVRCQAVRGSVRRPPIQLEIARVNRKAWDLFRHHHYLDHAIHASSKCFVAFVDGQPAAFTAVLPFPHAVKPGWREHRTVCHPDYQGIGLGNRMSEYVASLFRATGKPYMSTTSHPAMIKYRARSPVWAVTRKPGIVSGSAGPKSNQQTGLGRTLSTGRITAGFQYVGPARPEEARKFGVVKCD, translated from the coding sequence ATGACCAGTGCTGCCTCTCAACTCCGTCGCGAAGTGACTGTGGAGCGCACGCCGCGTTTCTACCAGGTCTGCGGCAAGTTCGACCTCCCGACCGACGCCACCAGCGTCCGCGAGTGGAACGTCGACCTGACGCTGCCGGATGAATGGAGCGTCGGCGTCATCGTCGGGCCATCGATGGCGGGCAAGACGACGATCGCCCGCGAGTTGTTCGGCGCCGATAGCGTCGTCGATGCTGGCTACTGGCCCTGGCCGGCCGGCAAGTGCATTGCCGACGGCTTCCCCGACGGCATGGGCATCGACGAGATCACCGGCCTGCTGTCGGCGGTCGGCTTTTCGAGCCCGCCAGACTGGAAGAAGCCGCACGGCGCGCTCAGTAACGGCGGCAAGTTCCGCGTCGATCTCGCCCGCACGCTCGCCGAGCGGCCCGAGCTGGCCGTCGTAGACGAGTTCGGCTCGCTCGTGCACCAGCAGGCCCGCCAAGTGGCCGCCGCCGCGGCGGCGAAGGCGGTCCGCCGGCGGGGCGGCAAGCTCGTGGCGCTCTGCGTCCACCCGGACGCGGTGGAATACTTCGAACCGGATTGGATCATCGACATGATCCCAGGCGAAATCGTGCGGTGTCAGGCCGTAAGGGGGTCGGTTCGGCGACCGCCAATCCAGTTGGAAATCGCACGCGTCAATCGAAAGGCATGGGACCTTTTCCGACACCATCACTATCTAGACCACGCGATCCACGCGAGCAGCAAGTGCTTCGTGGCGTTCGTCGACGGGCAGCCGGCCGCGTTCACGGCGGTCCTGCCGTTCCCGCACGCGGTGAAGCCCGGTTGGCGCGAACATCGCACCGTGTGCCATCCCGACTACCAGGGCATCGGGCTGGGCAACCGCATGAGCGAGTACGTCGCCTCGCTGTTCCGTGCCACCGGCAAGCCGTACATGAGCACGACCAGCCACCCGGCGATGATCAAGTATCGCGCCCGCTCGCCCGTGTGGGCGGTGACGAGAAAGCCGGGCATCGTCAGCGGGTCGGCCGGCCCAAAGTCGAACCAGCAGACCGGCCTTGGGCGCACGCTGTCGACGGGGCGGATCACGGCAGGGTTTCAGTACGTCGGGCCGGCACGGCCGGAGGAGGCTCGCAAGTTCGGGGTGGTGAAATGCGACTGA
- a CDS encoding helix-turn-helix transcriptional regulator, whose product MPLDREKIETLRKKRFATMEAAGEAYGFTGKPKQQWYHLANGTKGDPKLGTIERLCEILDCSVLDILTDDSPAMPKRRRSAAAAAAAQILSSPSGSAGS is encoded by the coding sequence ATGCCGCTGGACCGCGAGAAGATCGAGACGTTACGGAAGAAACGCTTCGCCACGATGGAAGCGGCGGGCGAGGCGTACGGCTTCACGGGCAAGCCGAAACAGCAGTGGTACCACCTGGCGAACGGCACGAAGGGCGACCCGAAGCTCGGCACAATCGAGCGACTGTGCGAGATCCTCGACTGCTCGGTGCTGGACATCCTCACCGACGACTCGCCGGCGATGCCGAAGCGGCGCCGGTCAGCGGCCGCCGCGGCCGCGGCTCAGATCCTCAGCTCGCCGTCGGGCTCGGCCGGGTCGTAG
- a CDS encoding amidoligase family protein has protein sequence MNASEITFGIEIETTIPANTLTIGSYGHGQPIPQLPGWTAARDGSIRSGRGRVGCEFVSPVLKGAEGVESIIAAVAFIKSIGGTVNQTCGLHVHVGFNKSDAIATAKLTTLVANVEKAIYASTGTHSRERGDYCRPIQRYGNAVDATRYARADRYHVCNLATVKPTVEFRAFAGTLNESKIIAHVMMAVGLVERSLKAARVTNWTAKPVSPTSPIARKGEGQTALNRLFYQLGWTKGRTDYTYGNVAGAPVTVVTRAKRTLMKLARKYDGSTR, from the coding sequence ATGAACGCTTCGGAAATCACCTTCGGCATCGAAATCGAGACCACGATCCCCGCGAACACGCTCACGATCGGTAGCTACGGGCACGGCCAGCCCATCCCGCAGTTGCCGGGTTGGACCGCCGCTCGCGACGGTTCGATCCGTTCCGGTCGCGGTCGGGTCGGGTGCGAGTTCGTGTCGCCGGTGCTGAAGGGTGCCGAGGGCGTCGAATCGATCATCGCGGCCGTCGCGTTCATTAAGTCGATCGGTGGGACCGTCAACCAGACCTGCGGCCTGCACGTTCACGTCGGGTTCAACAAGTCGGATGCCATCGCGACCGCCAAGCTGACGACGCTCGTGGCGAACGTCGAAAAGGCCATCTACGCCAGCACCGGGACGCACAGCCGCGAGCGTGGCGACTACTGCCGCCCGATTCAGCGGTACGGCAACGCGGTCGACGCGACGCGCTACGCCCGTGCGGACCGTTACCACGTCTGCAACCTCGCCACCGTCAAGCCCACGGTTGAGTTTCGGGCGTTCGCCGGGACGCTGAACGAATCGAAGATCATCGCCCACGTGATGATGGCCGTCGGTTTGGTGGAACGGTCGTTGAAGGCCGCCCGCGTCACGAACTGGACCGCCAAACCCGTTTCACCGACCAGCCCGATCGCCCGCAAGGGTGAGGGGCAGACGGCCCTGAATCGCCTCTTCTATCAGTTGGGTTGGACAAAGGGCCGCACCGATTACACCTACGGGAACGTCGCTGGAGCACCGGTCACCGTCGTTACGCGCGCCAAGCGGACGCTGATGAAGTTGGCCCGCAAGTATGACGGTTCGACCCGGTAA
- a CDS encoding S49 family peptidase gives MSDSQLLERRTSWLGVGGMHLNEYQGAWAIYRPYGEAMIQQARRMNVRLHVKQQEQAVAQQAAQPLAEGEGQPAGGFNGMLTGDGIAVIEISGTMMKFVSSMSSGVSTVRVRQQVRRAKADPNVVRAIIIIESGGGTVAGTQELADDIAALAAVKPTAVFVDGLMCSAALWVGSQASVISASKTSIVGSIGAMSAVVDYSKWAMKQGIKVHVLTSDGAETYKGAGTPGSKVTDAQIAEWRHILNSLADEFFAGVAAGRKLPLAKVRELATGQVWIAEEAKAHKLVDHVETLDAAMQRLRAMPVRAAQSQARRADDGGLQIAADQQNNELQASGTSAGQPRAEEAGTQSPAVAEAVSPDEETLMSQQQQGATSPNTSAAAVIAAATTAAAAATGTVEQPKAANMAELKAACPGAASDFLVEQSEKGATAAQAQVAFIGWQGAQIRSRDEELATLRGEKAAAAATTTETTATTTTAPAATVTTPAAKKPGVAALASAPAEQTGAGAYSGDPKAELDTRVAKLTENGRMGRAQAVGKVFAADPALHEAIKALR, from the coding sequence ATGAGCGATTCCCAACTATTAGAGCGCCGTACCTCGTGGCTCGGCGTCGGCGGCATGCACCTGAACGAGTATCAGGGCGCGTGGGCGATCTACCGTCCCTACGGGGAGGCGATGATCCAGCAGGCCCGGCGCATGAACGTCCGCCTGCACGTCAAACAGCAGGAACAAGCCGTAGCGCAGCAGGCGGCCCAACCCCTCGCCGAGGGCGAGGGGCAGCCGGCGGGCGGCTTCAACGGGATGTTGACCGGCGATGGCATCGCGGTCATCGAGATCAGCGGCACGATGATGAAGTTCGTGTCGAGCATGAGCAGTGGCGTCAGTACCGTCCGCGTGCGCCAGCAGGTGCGGCGTGCCAAGGCTGACCCCAACGTCGTCCGCGCGATTATCATCATCGAGTCGGGCGGCGGCACGGTGGCGGGCACGCAGGAACTGGCCGACGACATCGCGGCGCTCGCCGCGGTCAAACCCACCGCGGTCTTCGTCGATGGCCTCATGTGCTCGGCCGCCCTTTGGGTCGGCTCCCAGGCGAGCGTGATCAGCGCCAGCAAGACGTCGATCGTCGGGTCGATCGGCGCGATGAGCGCCGTCGTCGATTACTCGAAGTGGGCGATGAAGCAGGGCATCAAGGTGCACGTGCTCACGAGCGACGGCGCCGAGACCTACAAGGGCGCGGGCACGCCCGGCTCGAAGGTGACCGACGCGCAGATCGCCGAATGGCGGCACATCCTCAACAGTCTGGCCGACGAGTTCTTCGCTGGCGTCGCGGCGGGGCGCAAGCTCCCGCTCGCGAAGGTCCGCGAACTGGCGACCGGACAAGTGTGGATCGCCGAGGAGGCGAAGGCACACAAGCTCGTCGACCACGTCGAGACGCTCGACGCCGCGATGCAGCGCCTCCGGGCGATGCCGGTGCGGGCAGCCCAGTCACAGGCTCGGCGAGCTGACGATGGCGGCCTGCAGATCGCCGCCGATCAACAGAACAACGAACTACAGGCCAGCGGAACGTCCGCCGGCCAACCGAGGGCCGAGGAGGCGGGCACGCAGTCGCCCGCCGTCGCCGAGGCCGTGTCCCCAGATGAGGAGACTCTCATGAGTCAGCAGCAGCAGGGGGCCACGTCCCCCAACACCAGCGCCGCGGCGGTGATCGCCGCCGCCACCACCGCAGCGGCGGCCGCAACCGGCACCGTCGAGCAGCCGAAGGCCGCGAACATGGCTGAACTGAAGGCCGCCTGCCCGGGCGCCGCCAGCGACTTCCTGGTTGAGCAGTCCGAGAAGGGCGCGACCGCCGCTCAGGCGCAAGTCGCGTTCATCGGCTGGCAGGGCGCGCAGATTCGCTCTCGCGACGAGGAACTGGCGACGCTCAGGGGCGAGAAGGCCGCCGCCGCCGCTACGACCACCGAGACGACGGCTACGACTACCACCGCACCGGCGGCGACGGTGACCACGCCCGCGGCGAAAAAGCCTGGGGTGGCGGCGCTGGCTAGTGCCCCGGCCGAACAGACCGGCGCCGGCGCGTACAGCGGCGACCCGAAGGCCGAGCTCGACACCCGCGTCGCCAAGCTCACCGAGAACGGCCGCATGGGACGTGCTCAGGCGGTGGGCAAGGTGTTCGCAGCGGATCCCGCGCTCCACGAGGCGATCAAGGCACTCCGGTAG
- a CDS encoding capsid cement protein, whose product MAHKNPLGPLTVAVAAAIMAFRRVKFDGSMNAVVAGATDKAIGTTEHQTFAAGEMVAVNLRGLPGKREMVAAGVVAVGAKVYSAADGKVSATQATGAYEEGTAMSAAAADLDIITVLTEPGDNPKPA is encoded by the coding sequence ATGGCTCACAAGAACCCCCTCGGGCCCCTCACCGTCGCGGTCGCCGCGGCGATCATGGCCTTCCGCCGCGTGAAGTTCGACGGCTCGATGAATGCCGTCGTGGCCGGCGCCACCGATAAGGCGATCGGCACCACCGAGCATCAGACCTTCGCCGCCGGCGAGATGGTCGCCGTCAACCTCCGCGGCCTGCCCGGCAAGCGAGAGATGGTCGCCGCCGGCGTCGTCGCCGTCGGCGCCAAGGTCTACAGCGCCGCCGACGGCAAGGTCAGCGCCACGCAGGCCACCGGCGCATACGAGGAAGGCACGGCGATGAGCGCAGCCGCGGCCGACCTCGACATCATCACTGTGCTCACCGAGCCCGGCGACAATCCCAAGCCGGCATAA
- a CDS encoding prepilin-type N-terminal cleavage/methylation domain-containing protein → MKRNGFTLTELLISIAIALVLIIGIATVFSLTGQTIGAGMALSATTRDQRAAQTVFSNDFAGLASTNPGLVIWSGTTAGYLDPATRDQDPTRDAGMTGRTLYRTDRIGMFVTGEFRRQSGNVNFLTSDMSGEQAYVWYGHLMLPDNGGAFFYNGNASQPILPGSMNPNAGSTFSTNPNNYFARQWTLGRVALLMKQKTPTNVPVGSRVVLDNQRVEQVFIDDDAADMSPFEYASPATNDPATGPKPRVEQSRYDLVGLNSDSADVFPYLVAKLTANASWWDSFNYRYQADPFPMRPLDSAGAAKTAPVFLPGCTDFRVEFAGDFDGVAGIDKAMIDPDGPGAGTIPPMEHIRWYGLARDVNADGDLNDPEDVTWPYASGGTSAAQNVVSGTPTVFAWGPGTDTAWPSLIRITYTLQDAQGRLNNPQPVEMIFSVKP, encoded by the coding sequence ATGAAACGTAACGGCTTCACCCTGACCGAACTCCTGATCTCCATCGCCATTGCGCTCGTGCTCATCATCGGCATCGCGACCGTGTTCAGCTTGACCGGTCAGACGATCGGGGCCGGCATGGCGCTGTCCGCCACCACTCGCGACCAGCGCGCGGCACAGACCGTGTTCAGCAACGACTTTGCCGGCTTGGCGAGCACGAACCCCGGCCTCGTCATCTGGTCCGGCACCACGGCTGGGTACCTGGACCCGGCGACCCGCGATCAGGACCCGACGCGCGACGCAGGGATGACCGGCCGCACGCTGTACCGCACTGACCGGATCGGCATGTTCGTCACCGGTGAGTTCCGCCGGCAAAGCGGCAACGTGAACTTTCTCACGTCCGACATGTCTGGCGAGCAAGCGTACGTGTGGTACGGTCACCTGATGCTGCCGGACAATGGTGGCGCGTTCTTCTACAACGGAAACGCGAGCCAGCCGATCCTGCCGGGCTCCATGAATCCCAACGCCGGTTCTACCTTCTCGACGAACCCCAACAACTATTTCGCTCGGCAGTGGACGCTGGGTCGGGTGGCGCTCCTGATGAAGCAGAAGACGCCGACGAACGTCCCGGTTGGCAGCCGAGTCGTCCTGGACAATCAGAGGGTGGAGCAGGTCTTCATCGACGACGACGCCGCCGACATGAGCCCATTCGAGTACGCCTCGCCCGCGACCAACGACCCCGCAACTGGTCCGAAGCCGCGCGTCGAACAGTCGCGTTACGACCTGGTCGGCCTGAACTCGGATTCCGCAGATGTGTTCCCCTATCTCGTGGCGAAGCTGACCGCCAACGCTTCGTGGTGGGACTCGTTCAACTATCGCTACCAAGCCGACCCCTTCCCCATGCGTCCGCTCGATTCAGCAGGCGCAGCGAAGACCGCGCCCGTATTCCTGCCGGGATGCACGGACTTCCGCGTCGAGTTCGCAGGTGACTTTGACGGCGTGGCGGGAATCGACAAGGCGATGATCGACCCGGACGGACCCGGCGCAGGCACGATTCCCCCGATGGAGCACATCCGCTGGTACGGGCTGGCCCGCGACGTGAACGCCGACGGAGACCTGAACGATCCGGAGGACGTCACGTGGCCCTACGCCAGCGGCGGCACTAGCGCCGCGCAGAACGTCGTGTCCGGCACGCCGACCGTCTTTGCGTGGGGACCGGGCACCGATACCGCCTGGCCATCGCTGATCCGAATCACCTACACGCTGCAGGACGCGCAGGGGCGGCTAAACAACCCGCAGCCGGTCGAGATGATCTTCAGCGTCAAACCTTAG
- a CDS encoding site-specific integrase: protein MARLPDGELSRHPVHGFRVTVGRKVDGKPRLFWLGKNEDYARFAAWTYRTGWQQMQACGIKHWTPDMEQRVKETIDFAQRALRDRIQDHQVRGEMIAPVRGIVFPGTTAHIPPASLVEEKPVQQQPAKTLYQAIETYLQTIKGKRISDAHKWRAEQVVGVTLKHAVPDCPMEQIDFAWLDRLADHFKSRPKSRKGKRRNRKPIGPQTVKTNLAYIRQFFVWCDDVTFGGWEGPRKLTKPFRVRLDDLRTPAELRQANTIEQFDLPTLVKIYRAANDYQKAIMLTALFTAGTQRELAVLEKSEFDLQAGVLHHWRNKTKIEGRFWLPPELILLLKEEFKKHRKRPLAFYTAHGFSLVTYLNGKLVSDAVRQMWVDLRVKAQVPTALSFKYLRKFVADFMVRHGGEAIGQIALSHAPTSILAKNYTRARDFGAFNELQRQMYAEFTSAGMFETDFRDDVERIRHAGRMTSEPAKDLIHES from the coding sequence ATGGCCAGATTGCCTGACGGTGAACTTTCAAGACATCCAGTCCACGGCTTTCGCGTAACTGTCGGTCGTAAGGTGGACGGGAAACCTCGCCTGTTCTGGCTCGGGAAGAACGAGGACTACGCACGGTTTGCTGCATGGACTTATCGAACTGGTTGGCAGCAAATGCAGGCTTGCGGAATCAAGCACTGGACCCCCGACATGGAGCAGCGGGTCAAGGAAACGATCGACTTTGCTCAGCGTGCTCTAAGAGACCGCATTCAAGACCATCAGGTCAGGGGTGAAATGATTGCCCCAGTACGAGGGATCGTCTTCCCAGGTACCACTGCTCATATACCGCCTGCTTCGCTGGTCGAGGAGAAGCCTGTACAACAGCAGCCCGCGAAGACGCTTTATCAAGCGATCGAAACCTACCTTCAGACGATCAAGGGCAAGCGTATCTCTGACGCCCACAAGTGGCGTGCGGAACAAGTCGTGGGCGTGACGCTCAAGCACGCGGTCCCTGACTGCCCCATGGAGCAAATTGACTTTGCTTGGCTCGACCGGCTCGCGGACCACTTCAAGTCGCGTCCCAAGTCCAGGAAGGGCAAGCGTAGAAATCGCAAACCGATCGGTCCCCAGACCGTCAAGACGAACCTCGCGTACATCCGCCAATTCTTTGTGTGGTGCGACGACGTGACCTTCGGGGGCTGGGAAGGTCCTAGGAAACTAACCAAACCTTTCAGGGTCCGCCTCGACGACCTGCGCACACCCGCAGAACTTCGCCAGGCGAATACGATCGAGCAATTTGACCTACCGACACTTGTGAAGATCTACAGGGCCGCTAATGACTACCAGAAGGCGATCATGCTGACCGCACTGTTCACAGCCGGCACTCAACGAGAACTGGCCGTGCTTGAGAAGTCTGAGTTTGATCTGCAAGCAGGAGTGCTGCACCACTGGCGGAATAAAACTAAAATCGAGGGCCGTTTCTGGCTTCCACCGGAGTTAATCCTATTGCTAAAGGAGGAGTTCAAGAAGCACCGGAAGCGACCTTTGGCCTTCTACACGGCCCACGGATTCTCGCTTGTCACCTACCTGAACGGAAAACTCGTAAGCGACGCGGTACGACAAATGTGGGTCGACCTCCGAGTGAAGGCTCAGGTCCCTACCGCCCTCAGCTTTAAGTATCTGCGAAAGTTCGTCGCCGACTTCATGGTCCGTCATGGCGGTGAGGCAATCGGACAGATCGCGCTTAGCCACGCGCCCACCTCAATCCTGGCGAAAAATTATACGAGAGCTCGCGATTTCGGTGCATTTAACGAGCTACAACGCCAGATGTACGCCGAGTTTACTTCAGCTGGGATGTTTGAAACGGACTTCAGGGATGACGTCGAGCGAATCCGCCACGCAGGCCGCATGACTTCAGAGCCGGCGAAAGACCTCATACATGAGAGTTAA
- a CDS encoding helix-turn-helix transcriptional regulator, whose amino-acid sequence MPRSSFTRAADRLRRLLLEARRRAGMTQADVAKSLRRPQSFVSDFERGQRRLDVVEFLEVTRALKADPHDILRKVDRGE is encoded by the coding sequence GTGCCAAGGTCAAGTTTCACGCGGGCTGCCGATCGTCTCCGTCGCCTTCTTCTCGAAGCCCGACGACGGGCCGGCATGACTCAGGCGGATGTAGCCAAGTCCTTGCGCCGGCCCCAGAGTTTCGTATCCGACTTCGAACGCGGCCAACGTCGGCTTGACGTCGTGGAGTTTCTCGAGGTCACTCGAGCCTTAAAGGCCGACCCTCACGATATCCTGCGTAAGGTTGACCGGGGGGAGTGA